A genomic segment from Kyrpidia tusciae DSM 2912 encodes:
- a CDS encoding DUF2512 family protein: MRALMIGFWRVVAAFVSLGFIHFFFPLYGSFQLVHLVAGTVMLAGVGYWTDRFVIPRWNGFVAAVVDFVLAWATVYLVYAIFPGAAITVTFALLVAWLYAFVELLVHYWVYRREDWEGPDRAEAKQPGP; encoded by the coding sequence ATGCGGGCACTGATGATCGGATTCTGGCGGGTGGTGGCCGCTTTTGTGAGCCTGGGGTTTATCCATTTTTTCTTTCCATTATATGGATCGTTTCAACTGGTTCACCTCGTGGCCGGAACGGTGATGTTGGCGGGGGTGGGATACTGGACAGATCGATTTGTGATCCCCAGGTGGAACGGGTTTGTCGCCGCCGTGGTGGATTTTGTTTTGGCGTGGGCGACGGTGTATCTCGTGTATGCGATTTTCCCCGGGGCGGCGATTACCGTCACCTTTGCACTGCTTGTTGCGTGGCTGTACGCCTTCGTCGAGCTGCTGGTTCACTACTGGGTCTATCGGCGGGAGGATTGGGAGGGCCCGGATCGGGCCGAGGCGAAACAGCCCGGTCCCTGA
- a CDS encoding TrmH family RNA methyltransferase, which yields MGEEEIRSLQNARVKEWAALRRGKERRRRGTFLAEGPHLVGEALHSGLGIEVVLFDPRDQTPEVASLVEEARGKGCPVQPVDRRVLERVCEVITPQGIAAVVRIPERPMPGFAVEAPEEDPVLMVALDGIQDPGNVGAVLRVARAVGVTGVLCGEDTADPFSPKAVRSSMGAAFTVPIRQGRLVNMIGEWHAKGVEPVETAVGEGVRYDRWNWNIPVMIVLGNEGRGISPEVRHLCRGKVHIPMPGGGESLNVAVAAALLLYEARRHRGAL from the coding sequence GTGGGGGAGGAAGAGATCCGCTCCTTGCAGAACGCCCGGGTGAAAGAGTGGGCGGCCCTTCGGCGCGGCAAGGAGCGCCGGCGCCGGGGAACTTTTTTGGCCGAGGGCCCACATCTGGTTGGCGAAGCCTTGCACTCCGGGTTGGGGATTGAGGTCGTGTTGTTCGACCCTCGGGATCAGACCCCGGAGGTGGCTTCCTTAGTGGAGGAGGCCCGGGGGAAGGGATGTCCGGTACAGCCGGTAGACCGCCGGGTCTTGGAGCGAGTGTGTGAGGTGATCACACCCCAGGGGATTGCGGCGGTGGTGCGAATCCCCGAACGGCCGATGCCGGGTTTTGCGGTGGAAGCGCCCGAGGAAGACCCGGTCTTGATGGTGGCTTTAGATGGCATTCAGGATCCGGGCAACGTGGGGGCGGTGCTGCGGGTGGCTCGGGCCGTGGGAGTTACCGGAGTTTTGTGTGGGGAGGATACGGCAGATCCTTTTTCGCCCAAGGCAGTGCGGAGTTCTATGGGGGCAGCGTTTACAGTACCGATTCGGCAGGGCCGATTGGTGAACATGATTGGCGAATGGCATGCTAAAGGTGTCGAGCCGGTGGAGACGGCCGTGGGCGAGGGCGTCCGCTATGACCGATGGAACTGGAACATCCCCGTGATGATCGTGCTGGGGAACGAGGGACGGGGGATCAGTCCAGAGGTTCGCCATCTGTGTCGCGGGAAGGTCCACATCCCCATGCCCGGGGGAGGTGAGTCGTTGAATGTGGCGGTGGCAGCTGCCTTGCTATTATATGAGGCGCGGCGCCATCGAGGAGCGCTGTGA
- a CDS encoding potassium channel family protein translates to MKQFVVIGLGRFGSSVAKTLYQTGHEVLAIDGDREVIEDIMDSVTHAVQADATDEQALRALGLRNFDVAVVGIGGDIQASILCTLIVRELGVPFIVAKAQTELHGKVLSRIGADRVVHPERDMGLRVAHNLVSPNILDYIELSPDYSIAEVAAGKGMVGKTLRQLDIRAKYGCNVMAIKRGENINISPLADDRLREQDILVVIGSNEDLRRLEEEA, encoded by the coding sequence TTGAAACAATTCGTCGTCATTGGACTGGGCCGGTTTGGTTCCAGCGTGGCCAAGACGCTGTATCAGACGGGACATGAAGTGCTGGCGATCGACGGAGACCGGGAAGTGATCGAAGATATTATGGATTCGGTGACCCACGCGGTTCAGGCGGACGCGACGGACGAACAGGCGCTCCGGGCTTTGGGCCTGCGGAATTTTGACGTGGCGGTGGTCGGGATCGGTGGGGATATCCAGGCCAGTATTCTCTGTACCTTAATTGTCCGGGAATTGGGGGTGCCTTTTATCGTCGCGAAAGCCCAGACCGAACTGCACGGGAAAGTTCTGTCCCGGATCGGTGCGGATCGGGTGGTGCATCCGGAACGGGACATGGGATTACGTGTCGCGCACAATCTCGTTTCGCCCAACATTCTTGATTACATCGAGCTTTCGCCCGATTACAGCATTGCTGAAGTGGCGGCTGGCAAAGGAATGGTGGGGAAAACGCTGCGCCAACTCGACATCAGGGCCAAGTACGGATGCAACGTCATGGCCATTAAACGGGGAGAGAATATCAATATCTCGCCTCTTGCCGACGATCGGTTGAGGGAACAGGATATCCTCGTGGTGATCGGGAGTAATGAAGACCTTCGCCGACTGGAGGAGGAAGCATAG
- a CDS encoding TrkH family potassium uptake protein, whose translation MSSRPSVWTPARVLVLGFAAVIFVGGVLLSLPVSSQSGRGLDFLDALFTATSAVCVTGLVVVDTGTYFSHFGQVVILLLIQIGGLGFMTVATFLLIMSRHRIGLKERLVIQESLNVATLSGLVKFSRNVVLMTLTVEGIGALILAVRWSFDMLWWRALYFGLFHGVSAFCNAGFDLFGDFRSLSGYAEDPVVNLTIMALITLGGLGFTVIVDLMKRRRSRRLSLHTKLVVITSLGLLLVGAAAFLALEWDRPQTFGPLDWRGKILSALFLSVTSRTAGYTTVDISQLSTPSLFLDIVLMFIGASPGSTGGGIKTVTFAAIVLFTWSVITDKENVVLYGRTISTKTIYKSLSIAIMSIMLIATWTFILTLMEPVNFIRLLYETTSAFGTVGLSTNLTPELSPPGRFMILLMMYIGRVGPLTLGLALAQRGRKKAILRYPEENLFVG comes from the coding sequence TTGTCGAGCCGGCCTTCAGTATGGACCCCGGCCCGGGTATTGGTGTTGGGATTTGCTGCTGTGATCTTCGTCGGGGGGGTCCTTCTCAGCTTGCCCGTCTCTTCCCAAAGCGGGCGGGGGCTGGACTTTTTGGATGCGCTGTTCACAGCGACGTCCGCGGTGTGCGTCACCGGGCTGGTGGTGGTCGATACCGGAACGTACTTCAGCCATTTTGGACAAGTGGTTATTCTTCTGCTCATTCAGATCGGCGGTTTGGGATTTATGACTGTGGCGACTTTCCTGCTCATCATGTCCCGGCACCGAATCGGTCTCAAAGAACGGCTGGTCATTCAGGAATCGCTCAATGTGGCCACCCTTTCGGGACTGGTCAAATTTAGTCGCAATGTGGTGCTGATGACGTTGACCGTGGAGGGAATCGGCGCCCTCATCCTCGCTGTGCGTTGGAGTTTCGATATGCTCTGGTGGCGGGCCCTGTATTTCGGGCTTTTTCATGGCGTGTCCGCTTTCTGTAACGCCGGGTTCGATTTGTTCGGTGATTTTCGCAGTTTGTCGGGTTATGCTGAGGATCCCGTCGTGAATCTGACCATCATGGCCTTGATCACCCTCGGAGGTCTGGGCTTCACGGTGATCGTGGACCTTATGAAGCGTCGCCGGAGTCGGCGGCTGAGTCTTCATACGAAGCTTGTGGTGATCACATCACTGGGGCTGCTGCTGGTGGGTGCGGCGGCTTTTTTGGCTTTAGAATGGGATCGGCCTCAGACTTTTGGGCCCTTGGATTGGAGGGGAAAGATCCTTTCGGCGTTATTCCTCAGCGTCACCAGCCGTACGGCGGGGTATACCACGGTAGATATCAGCCAGTTGTCCACTCCGTCTTTATTCTTGGATATTGTGTTGATGTTCATCGGCGCTTCGCCCGGTTCGACCGGCGGGGGGATCAAGACGGTGACTTTTGCTGCCATTGTCCTGTTTACCTGGTCCGTCATCACCGACAAGGAGAACGTGGTGTTGTACGGACGAACGATTTCCACAAAAACGATCTACAAGTCGTTGTCGATTGCAATTATGTCGATCATGTTGATCGCCACCTGGACCTTTATCTTGACGTTAATGGAGCCGGTTAATTTTATCCGTTTACTCTATGAGACGACATCGGCTTTCGGTACGGTGGGACTCTCCACGAATCTGACCCCCGAATTATCCCCTCCGGGTCGGTTTATGATCTTATTGATGATGTATATTGGCCGGGTGGGGCCTCTGACCTTGGGGTTGGCCTTGGCGCAGCGGGGGCGGAAAAAGGCCATCCTGCGGTACCCGGAAGAGAATTTGTTCGTGGGATAG
- the rplT gene encoding 50S ribosomal protein L20 — MARVKGGPVTRRRRKKVIKLARGYFGAKHRLYKMANQQVMKSLMYAYRDRRQRKRDFRKLWISRINAAARLNGLSYSRLMHGLKMAGVEVNRKMLADLAVNDDKAFAELANLAKTKLNA; from the coding sequence ATGGCACGAGTTAAAGGAGGGCCGGTCACCCGGCGCCGCAGAAAAAAGGTGATTAAACTCGCCCGGGGGTATTTTGGGGCGAAACACCGCTTGTACAAGATGGCGAATCAGCAGGTGATGAAATCGCTGATGTACGCCTACCGAGATCGGCGGCAGCGCAAGCGGGATTTTCGCAAACTGTGGATCAGCCGGATCAATGCGGCGGCTCGGTTGAACGGCCTTTCTTACAGTCGCTTGATGCATGGATTGAAAATGGCAGGGGTGGAAGTCAACCGAAAGATGTTGGCGGATTTGGCCGTCAACGACGACAAAGCTTTTGCGGAATTGGCAAACCTGGCCAAAACCAAATTAAATGCTTGA
- the rpmI gene encoding 50S ribosomal protein L35: MPKMKTQRAAAKRFRKTGSGKLKRFHAYHSHLFTGKTPKRKRKLRKAALVSKGDFKRVRQLVTYLK, translated from the coding sequence ATGCCGAAGATGAAAACCCAACGGGCCGCCGCAAAGCGGTTCCGGAAAACGGGATCCGGGAAACTGAAGCGGTTTCATGCGTACCACAGCCATTTGTTTACAGGGAAGACGCCGAAGAGGAAGCGTAAACTTCGTAAAGCCGCTTTGGTTTCCAAGGGGGATTTTAAGAGGGTCCGGCAATTGGTGACCTATTTAAAATAA
- the infC gene encoding translation initiation factor IF-3, whose product MISKEDLQVNEQIRAREVRLIDVDGEQLGIVSLRDALRIAAEKNLDLVNVAPTAKPPVCRIMDYGKYKYEQSKRDKEARRNQKIVSLKEVRLTPNIEDHDFQTKLRAVVRFLEQGDKVKATVRFRGREITHTRIGQGILERMAKEVENLCVVERPPKLEGRNMIMILAPKQSNH is encoded by the coding sequence ATGATTAGCAAGGAAGATCTGCAAGTGAACGAACAGATTCGGGCCCGGGAAGTGCGGTTGATCGATGTGGACGGCGAGCAGTTGGGCATCGTTTCGCTGCGGGATGCCCTGCGCATCGCAGCCGAAAAAAACCTGGATCTGGTCAACGTTGCGCCCACGGCCAAGCCGCCGGTTTGTCGAATCATGGATTATGGTAAGTATAAATACGAACAGTCCAAACGCGACAAAGAAGCGCGGCGCAACCAAAAGATCGTGAGTCTCAAAGAAGTGCGGCTCACTCCCAACATTGAAGACCACGATTTTCAAACCAAACTTCGGGCGGTGGTCCGTTTTCTGGAGCAGGGGGACAAGGTGAAAGCCACGGTTCGGTTCCGGGGCCGGGAGATCACCCACACCCGCATTGGTCAGGGGATCCTCGAGCGCATGGCGAAAGAAGTGGAGAACCTGTGCGTGGTGGAGCGGCCTCCGAAGTTAGAGGGGCGGAACATGATCATGATTCTTGCCCCCAAGCAGTCGAACCACTGA
- the thrS gene encoding threonine--tRNA ligase translates to MSVRVTDPVRIRLKDGSVREFQKGATLAEVAGTLSRSLGKHAVAAKWNGKLVDLSTPVQEDGEVEFVTLDDPEGLEVYRHTCAHVMAQAVSRLFPGAKFAIGPVIEDGFYYDFADHEFTPEDLPKIEQEMERVVKEDLPIRREVLGRDEALEMFRGRDDRFKVEIIRDLPPDAVITVYHQGEFTDLCRGPHLPSTGRIKAFKLLSLAGAYWRGDSNREMLTRIYATAFPTQRQLEEYLRRVEEARKRDHRRVGRDLELFFFADEAPGMPFLLPKGMVIRNELERFMREFLNEYDYEEVKTPILMDRVLWERSGHWDHYKENMYFTEVDEREFALKPMNCPGHALTFKHRVRSYRDLPIRMAEFGLLHRHELSGALHGLLRVREFTQDDAHLFVRPDQIQDEVFACMDLIDRVYAAFGFPYRVELSTRPENSTGSDELWEAATEGLRKALESRGLEYQINEGDGAFYGPKIDFHVKDSLGRSHQCGTIQLDFQMPEKFDLTYVGEDNERHRPVMIHRAVLGSFERFFGLLIEHYNGAFPVWLAPVQARVLTIGAGHLPYAKEVQSRARAMGLRVEVDGRAEKIGYKVREAQVQKIPYMLVIGDQEAQTGEVSVRKRGQGDLGRRSAEEVLVAIAEEARTRTP, encoded by the coding sequence ATGAGTGTGCGGGTGACAGATCCTGTGAGGATCCGCTTGAAAGACGGTTCGGTTCGGGAATTCCAAAAGGGGGCCACTCTGGCAGAAGTGGCCGGGACTCTGTCCCGGTCCTTGGGCAAACATGCCGTGGCGGCCAAGTGGAACGGGAAGCTGGTAGACCTTTCGACGCCTGTGCAAGAGGATGGGGAGGTGGAATTCGTCACCCTCGACGATCCCGAGGGCCTGGAAGTGTACCGGCACACCTGTGCCCACGTGATGGCCCAGGCTGTCAGCCGCCTTTTTCCGGGCGCGAAGTTCGCCATTGGACCGGTGATCGAGGATGGATTCTACTATGATTTTGCCGATCATGAATTTACCCCGGAAGATCTCCCCAAGATCGAGCAGGAGATGGAGCGGGTGGTGAAGGAAGATCTGCCCATTCGCAGGGAAGTGCTCGGCCGGGACGAGGCGTTGGAGATGTTCCGGGGCCGGGACGACCGATTCAAGGTGGAGATCATTCGGGACCTGCCCCCGGATGCGGTGATCACGGTGTACCACCAAGGGGAGTTCACCGATCTATGCCGGGGACCGCATCTTCCCTCCACCGGCCGAATCAAAGCGTTTAAACTGTTGTCTTTGGCCGGTGCATACTGGCGAGGGGACAGCAACCGGGAGATGCTCACCCGCATCTACGCCACTGCCTTTCCCACCCAGCGACAGCTTGAAGAGTATCTGCGCCGGGTGGAGGAAGCCCGGAAGCGCGACCACCGACGGGTGGGACGGGACTTGGAATTGTTCTTTTTCGCAGACGAGGCTCCGGGGATGCCTTTTCTTCTCCCCAAGGGCATGGTGATCCGCAATGAACTGGAACGGTTCATGCGGGAGTTTCTGAATGAATACGACTATGAAGAGGTCAAGACGCCGATCTTGATGGACCGGGTGCTCTGGGAGCGTTCCGGCCACTGGGATCACTACAAAGAAAACATGTATTTCACCGAAGTGGATGAACGGGAATTCGCCTTAAAACCCATGAATTGTCCCGGTCACGCCCTCACCTTTAAACACCGGGTCCGATCTTATCGGGATCTGCCCATCCGGATGGCGGAGTTCGGGTTGCTGCACCGCCATGAATTGTCCGGTGCCCTGCACGGGCTGCTTCGAGTCCGGGAGTTCACCCAGGACGACGCCCACTTGTTCGTCCGCCCGGATCAGATCCAAGACGAAGTGTTCGCCTGCATGGACTTGATCGATCGCGTGTACGCCGCGTTCGGCTTTCCCTACCGGGTGGAGTTGTCGACCCGGCCCGAGAATTCTACCGGCTCTGATGAACTGTGGGAGGCGGCCACCGAGGGACTGCGCAAGGCCCTGGAGAGCCGAGGCCTGGAGTATCAAATCAATGAAGGAGATGGCGCCTTTTACGGGCCGAAGATCGATTTTCACGTGAAGGACAGCCTTGGGCGTTCTCACCAATGCGGCACCATCCAGTTGGATTTTCAAATGCCCGAGAAATTTGATCTCACCTACGTCGGCGAGGACAATGAACGCCACCGGCCGGTGATGATTCACCGGGCTGTACTGGGGTCCTTCGAACGGTTTTTCGGGCTTCTCATCGAGCATTACAACGGTGCGTTTCCCGTGTGGCTGGCACCGGTGCAAGCTCGGGTCCTGACCATTGGCGCCGGACATCTGCCCTACGCCAAGGAGGTGCAGAGCCGGGCAAGGGCCATGGGGCTGCGAGTTGAAGTAGATGGGCGGGCGGAGAAAATCGGCTACAAAGTCCGGGAGGCCCAGGTGCAGAAAATCCCGTACATGCTGGTCATCGGGGATCAGGAGGCTCAGACGGGTGAAGTATCGGTTCGCAAACGGGGACAGGGTGATCTCGGCCGGAGATCCGCCGAGGAAGTCCTCGTCGCGATCGCCGAAGAAGCCCGGACCCGAACCCCTTGA
- a CDS encoding VOC family protein, with protein sequence MITGVNNVGVAVRDLQRSLSFYRLLGFEVVGEDETPGATIRAGTAVLYLFQTSGPAPADRRQPDLVGNPTGIDHISFDVSDVDRLYEALRGEVDFEGVPEDQPWGYRAVSLTDPDGNRLYFLSAIRGGQ encoded by the coding sequence GTGATCACAGGTGTCAATAATGTCGGGGTCGCGGTTCGGGACCTACAGCGTTCGCTGTCTTTTTATCGGCTTCTCGGCTTCGAAGTTGTAGGGGAGGATGAGACACCCGGGGCGACGATTCGTGCGGGCACGGCGGTGCTGTACCTATTCCAGACGTCCGGGCCGGCGCCGGCGGATCGCCGCCAACCAGATTTAGTCGGTAATCCGACGGGGATCGACCACATTAGTTTTGACGTCTCCGATGTGGATCGTCTGTACGAAGCACTCCGGGGCGAGGTGGATTTTGAAGGGGTGCCCGAAGACCAGCCTTGGGGGTACAGAGCGGTCAGCCTCACCGACCCGGATGGGAATCGACTGTACTTTCTGTCTGCCATCCGAGGTGGTCAATAA
- a CDS encoding PaaI family thioesterase — translation MEPVVVKAIQDEYPDTFSWCYGCGRLNEKGHHFRTGWEGDQTVTYFTPEPQHTAIPGFVYGGVIASLIDCHGTGSASLALHRKNGHEVGDGAEPPRFVTGSLKVKFIRPTPQGVQLKAVGTVQEISPTKWKVDAEVYAGDTLCAKGEVIAVLMPDTFVKHGEQ, via the coding sequence ATGGAACCGGTCGTTGTCAAAGCGATCCAAGACGAGTACCCAGACACCTTTTCGTGGTGTTACGGCTGCGGAAGACTGAATGAGAAGGGGCATCATTTTCGCACTGGATGGGAGGGGGACCAGACGGTCACCTACTTTACCCCGGAACCGCAGCACACTGCAATACCGGGTTTTGTGTACGGTGGAGTCATTGCTTCCCTCATCGATTGCCACGGAACCGGATCCGCCTCCCTGGCGCTGCACCGGAAGAACGGACACGAGGTCGGTGACGGAGCGGAACCGCCACGTTTTGTGACTGGCTCCTTAAAAGTAAAATTTATCCGACCAACGCCTCAGGGGGTCCAGTTAAAAGCGGTGGGTACGGTTCAGGAAATCAGCCCCACGAAGTGGAAAGTGGACGCGGAAGTCTATGCGGGCGATACCCTCTGCGCCAAGGGCGAAGTCATCGCCGTGTTGATGCCTGACACCTTCGTGAAACACGGTGAGCAATAG
- a CDS encoding IS110 family RNA-guided transposase, producing the protein MARNVNAKIQRITEGTLIVGVDVAKHIHVARCVDWRGIELGKPLTFENTRTGLEGLVQWLKGLKHSYAKEDVLVGMEPTGHYWMALGQFLRNRGISVVHVNPSHVKKSKEFDDNSPTKNDVKDALTIARLVKDGRYQEPIVPVGVYAELRSGMNQRERLNEDLIRVQHRIQNWLDRYFPEFVPTVFKQWDGKAALAILRQGWLPVDIAQMNPEQIVEMWKEVGIRRGVGLKAAKRLVDIAQASIGLTEGLGMARQELQILMSQYDLLQQQLNQLEAQIAQLLTHIPGAAQMLRIPGLGLSTVAGFLAEVGDLSRFTSWHQIRKLAGLNLRENSSGKHKGQTRISKRGRARLRALLYRAVFYLVAINPEFKLLHHHFKTRVDNALKPKQSLIALCGKLIRILFTLGTRQVEYDPIRALGPAYRQLADQVTV; encoded by the coding sequence ATGGCCAGGAATGTAAACGCCAAGATTCAGCGCATCACGGAGGGAACCCTCATTGTCGGTGTTGACGTCGCCAAACACATCCACGTCGCTCGTTGCGTGGACTGGCGAGGCATCGAACTGGGCAAGCCCCTCACCTTTGAGAATACCAGGACTGGACTCGAAGGTCTAGTGCAGTGGCTGAAGGGGTTAAAACATTCCTATGCCAAAGAGGACGTCCTTGTCGGGATGGAGCCCACGGGACACTACTGGATGGCCTTGGGGCAGTTCCTGCGGAACCGGGGCATTTCCGTGGTTCACGTCAATCCGTCCCACGTGAAGAAGAGCAAGGAATTCGACGACAACTCACCGACCAAGAATGATGTCAAGGATGCCCTGACCATCGCCCGTTTGGTCAAAGACGGGCGGTACCAGGAACCGATCGTTCCGGTGGGTGTCTACGCCGAGCTGCGCAGCGGCATGAACCAACGGGAACGCTTAAACGAGGATCTCATACGGGTACAACACCGGATCCAAAACTGGCTGGATCGCTATTTTCCGGAGTTTGTCCCCACGGTGTTCAAGCAGTGGGACGGGAAAGCGGCGTTGGCCATCCTGCGGCAGGGCTGGCTGCCTGTGGATATCGCTCAAATGAACCCGGAGCAGATTGTCGAGATGTGGAAGGAGGTGGGGATCCGACGCGGAGTTGGACTGAAGGCAGCCAAGCGGCTTGTGGATATCGCACAAGCGTCCATTGGCCTGACCGAAGGGCTGGGGATGGCCCGTCAGGAGCTGCAGATCCTGATGAGCCAGTATGACCTGCTCCAACAGCAACTCAACCAACTAGAGGCACAGATTGCACAGCTCCTGACACACATTCCGGGGGCAGCGCAAATGCTGCGGATCCCAGGCCTTGGTTTATCCACAGTGGCTGGCTTCCTGGCCGAAGTGGGTGACCTATCGCGATTCACAAGCTGGCACCAAATCCGCAAGTTGGCGGGATTAAACCTGAGGGAAAACAGTTCAGGTAAACATAAAGGGCAAACCCGCATCAGCAAACGGGGGAGAGCCAGGCTGCGGGCCCTGTTGTATCGAGCCGTCTTTTACCTGGTTGCGATCAATCCAGAGTTCAAACTGTTGCACCACCACTTCAAGACCCGTGTGGACAACGCCCTGAAGCCGAAGCAGTCACTCATCGCCCTTTGTGGAAAACTGATCCGTATCCTGTTTACCCTTGGCACTCGACAGGTGGAGTATGATCCGATTCGCGCCCTGGGTCCAGCTTATCGGCAGCTTGCGGACCAAGTGACTGTGTAG
- a CDS encoding GntR family transcriptional regulator: MSHLGSNGSQPDDELENKLKLFRKRLSLVEGTQQDGHYEHYYGRKRDQVYLYIKRKIQSRELQPGQLIDAQRITEELRVSRTPIQEAFTRLEQEGFIKMVPQVGVFVRTSTSNELFEKLLSRAVLEGVLAEWASKRIGDEELQMLEELIQLMESRRLSVQQYSLLNREFHNVIHLTAGLSHIRMLVELQWDLVDYTTSTDILFKPENMRLSLEEHMEILEHLRNRRPLEARRAMEAHGMRVANLFRGTAD; this comes from the coding sequence ATGAGTCATTTAGGTTCAAACGGGTCGCAGCCGGATGACGAGCTGGAGAACAAATTGAAATTGTTCCGCAAGAGGTTGTCCCTTGTTGAAGGAACTCAACAAGATGGTCATTATGAACATTATTATGGTAGAAAAAGGGACCAAGTCTATCTTTATATTAAGAGAAAGATTCAATCCAGAGAACTACAGCCTGGTCAACTTATTGATGCACAACGGATAACCGAAGAATTAAGGGTCAGCCGTACACCGATTCAGGAGGCGTTTACCCGCCTTGAACAGGAAGGCTTTATTAAAATGGTTCCGCAAGTCGGCGTCTTTGTGCGCACCTCTACTTCTAATGAATTGTTTGAGAAGTTGCTCAGTCGGGCGGTGTTGGAGGGTGTGTTGGCGGAATGGGCATCAAAACGCATCGGCGATGAAGAATTGCAGATGCTTGAAGAGTTGATACAACTCATGGAATCAAGGCGTCTGTCAGTTCAACAATATTCTCTTCTGAATCGTGAATTTCACAACGTCATTCACTTGACAGCGGGGCTCAGTCATATCCGCATGTTGGTTGAACTTCAATGGGATCTTGTTGATTATACAACGTCAACCGATATTTTGTTTAAACCTGAAAACATGCGCCTATCTTTAGAAGAACACATGGAAATACTTGAACATCTGAGGAACAGAAGACCCCTTGAGGCTCGAAGAGCCATGGAGGCGCATGGGATGCGTGTGGCCAATCTGTTTCGTGGAACAGCTGACTGA